Genomic DNA from Lactuca sativa cultivar Salinas chromosome 8, Lsat_Salinas_v11, whole genome shotgun sequence:
gcgggatgtagtgTGGTATGTAGAGAGATGTCtgacctgcaagaaggtcaaggcagagcactagAGGCCCcacagcaagatgcagccgttggatattcctgtATGGAAATGCGAGGATATCACCATGAATTTcattactaagcttcccaggaccgcacgtggggttgattcgatttgggtcatcgtggaccaGTTGACCAAGATTGCGTATTGTATACctatccaggagagcatctcggctgagaagttagccgatatttatgtgcgagtggtagtggcacatcatggagtgcctgtttcggtggtgtcagaccgagacttctcgttcacttccaggttttagaagcagtttcatgacgagatgggtactcgtcttcatttcagcaccgctttccaccttcagacggatgggcagaggagaggacgattcagactcttgaggacatgcttcgggcatgtgtcctagatttcagtggcagttgggatatgtatcttccattagcggaattttcgtataacaacagttaccacgccagtattgaccatcctccctttgagattctttatgggaggaagtgtaggaccccagtttgttggggtgaggtcagtcagagagtcatggggagttactcaagaccacagagttgattcagcaggtctataacaggcttcagactgcgcagagtcggcagaagagttacgctgataagcggcgctcggacttggagttccagatgggcaacatggtcctcctgaaggtgtcactcgggaagggtgtcatccgatttcggaagcggggcaagttgggccccagattcattggtccttttagggttttggctcgggtgggtcgGTTTgcgtatcggttagatcttccagcagagctcagccagatccacaacactttccatgtttcttagCTGCGAAAGTGCTAAGTGGATGAGTCAACAGTCGGACTATTGGAgaatattcaggttgatggcaacctgaattacatcgacAGACCCAttgcgatcttggatcggaagacaaaaaccttgaggaacaaagtGGTttagttagtaaaggtgcagtggcagcaccgcaagggctcggagTGGACATGGAAGCCTtaggaggagatgagagaacgctacccagagttgtttgtagagacagtagacttcaaggacgaagtctaagataagtgggggagatttgtaaccccccgttcctggtacgtatttgatCTTCGTTTATGTCATTTGTATTATTGACTCGACGAGTGGCAGCCCTGATCCGTCGAGTAGATGTGAGGTTGGGACGCGAATTTAAgtaatctactcgccgagtccgctgtTGGACTCTACGAGTAGggcagtctggatgaaaccctaattaaagggtttgcaccctagttAAACATCATTATGAGCTCCAGGtccaacctccatcacctccagagCATTACTttcgaaaccctaattcttttttGGCAAACTTGAGCTTTTTAGTGACTTGGAGGGTTTTTGGTGCATTTGTGTATCTAGTAGAAGAGTTGGAAGGAAGAAGGATCAAGGGAGAAGGACTAGATCCAGAAGCAACATTAGTTTCTTTTCACTTTCAGGTAATAAAGCTCAAAACTTGACTTGTGGTTTTATAGATTTTCTCCTTTGCTCCTTTTTGTAGTTTTGAGGTCAATAAGCTTGATCCTTAAGACTTGGACGTCCCAAGTCGATTCACCTTTAGATCTAGACTCTAGAACCGAGTTCATGGCATCAAGATGCAAGCCTTATGACCATATTAGCCCATGCGCCTCTTTGGACCTATTTTTGGGTCCTTAAAGCTTATActtccatgcatgcacgtaaatttcataactttacgtgttagatcgaccttagaagcccagatctaccTTTTGAAAGAGAGTTGTACAGCAGAAATCGAGTTTTGagacttgagcaatgggagactcgacgagttgttcttgcaactcgacgagtccagggctTGAGTCCATAATCTGTTGTGGTTTATAGGAGCCTAGTTGGGTGTTAGTAGAGGCTTAGAAAGGTCCCAAGGAGTGTTTCGACATTTTAAGTCATAGCCATAATCTGGAaaccatgggactcgacgagtgaaagaacacactcgacgagtccaaggcaatcttcttaccacaagatcagactcgacgagttgttcatacaactcggcgagtcgtagaaTGGACGTGTTGATATGatgaaggaggactcgacgagttgttcatacaactcggcgagtcagatgaaggttgATTCGATGTTATCATGGAaggaggactcgccgagtgtttgctaaactcgacgagtagagtcgggttgGGGAATGCaagaaaggatagggactcggcgagttggcgactcaactcggcgagtcagttcaacTGCTAGTTTACTTTGACCAGGATAAGGACTTTgggcaggggtaaaatagtcacaTTACCCTAAGATTAGTATCACTGTTTCACTAAGTGTCTTtatgggaattgtagccggggagttacCGGAGCAGCAGTTAGACATTTCCCGCTCAGCATTCCAGCATCCaaccttacgaggtgagtttccttccagtaggaatgggtctacggccacaaggCCGGcctgtttagttagcagtagttccggactgcgatctgaggtcggggtggtcccgagaagtagttcagtatgcttgatgtctttgtgattcaggcatgtttatgtgttatgtgttccggactgcggaccgatgcagtatgcagtatatgtattaTTGTTATATGCCATGatcatgttatgctatgttcggtttgttccggacttcggtctgatgcagtgggtaaggccctagttagtttcggacttcggtctgatgcagtgggcaaggccttagtttgttccggacttcggtctgatgcagtgggcaaggcgcTAGTCAGTtctggacctcggtccgatgcagagggcgaggccctagttagttccggacttcggtctgatgaagtgggcaaggccctagtcagttccagacttcggtctgatgcagtgggcatgacccagtatgtgctttatatgttattgtaaggtatgtggtagtttgggggagctcactaagcttcgtgcttacagtttcaatattggtttaaggtacttcagctagcaaggggaagggctcgggatgatggcatgacaCCCACCACAGTTTTAGCCTGGGAGTTAGGCTCTGATATTTGATATCATTTGACATCAATTGTGATATGagacatgttttatgatattttgagacatgagttatggttttattatattatattttgatattatggttttattaatgttttcaaACGAAATTTTTTGCTCTtacttttgggatgtttcagaacTGAAGACTTTGTTGCCAAGATAGAATACGTGCTTTCGGAAGCTGTTCTGCTAGCTGAAGGCCCTATTGATGATCtggttctagggtttgtatatACAACCAAGAAGATAAACAGAGACTTTTTCCGAGTCCTTGACAAACACCTGGTTCCTACAAAAGCACTCAAAAAGTTTATCAGCTGAGCAACCAAGTCTGAAGCTCCGGAACATGTAAAAGCAAAGTTTGTGAGTCAGCTATCCTGGTACATTGAAGTCCGAGAATGGTTGTTCAGAGCCTACACATTCATCAAGGAAGAAGCTTTCTAAGTTGActtgattgctaagttcacttaggggagattgttggaacctgaaagtgaacctctagcaatctgaAATCCATTTGTCAATTCCAGAGTCAAGCTAGTTCAGAAGTTAATATTGGTCCATAATCAGTTCATGTTCGGACTTGAAGATATGTTGGTGATGTGGAGATTGAGAGTAAAGGCATTCCGAAATGGATGCTTATCTCCGGAATGTTTGTTGTTCCTAAATCAATATTTTGTCTTAATGCATTTAATGTAATTTGTCTTTTGTTTGATTTAACTTGTCATAGGACTTAGTTTTATTTGTCATACATGGATATTCAGAGTGTCATATGTAACTCTTTTATCCAGTCCTTTGATTGTAATTGGTTAGTACCATGTTTCAtgtactcctatttataggagcattCAATGTTGAATCAATTGACGGATTATTCAAACCTTTTAGCAACATCCAAGTTACTTCATCTTTCTGAATATTCtctcaaacattcttcttgttcttcatttattatctTTACCTTGATCTTTATTCTCATTCTTCATTTATGGCTTAAACATTTGTTGAATACTTTAACTCAGACTTGATTGGTCTACccagacttgactggaacatttattagcaagcagacattgatcttaagcattcactcaaggtttgagttttcaaaccttgtccctgcgcatcaGATCGTTCTTGTTCTCACAGTGGTGCCATCGAGGTATCCATAGAGTTGGACACCTCGTAGTAAGGGTATGACTTGGGCCTTCAATAGCAGGAAATTGGTTCGAGTAAGCTTGTAGGAGATAGCAATGGCGATTTTAGAGGAAGTAATGGTAGACATGGTGATGATGAATCTATGATAGAGGATCAGAAGGCAGAAACAGGTAGAGATAAGTTCGAGCCCTatgatggctctgataccaagttgaAATTGAGTTAATTGCCATAAATCATCCATAGGTTTTGGTGTacaatatatagatatagattacATGAAAGAGATAAACACTAGTGTGTTCGGCAAAATTAGCTAGTAGCTTGTAGCTTGTAGCGGGTAGCCGGTAGCTTATAGCTTATAACTAGTAGCGTTTAATTaaaagctacatgaagtagcatttggatttgaatcatttttttaaaCTAAACGTTAAAAACTTGTAGTGCCAAACAAGGTTTTCTGTTCAAAACGAAACGTTTTGTTAAATGCTAGAAGCTATTAGCTCTTAAACGCTCCGAAACGCTTTGTGCCGAATACGTCCTAGATCCTAAATACATGGATCTTATGATTACAATAATACATTTGAATTGTATCCTATCTCTGTCTCTTATCTATAAATTTACACCCTCATCTTCGATTTCCGATCCgatcggtttttaaaacatttgatGTTACGTGTATGTCAATCATAAATCTAACAGGAGCATCATTATTTCAATAAAGCTACTAATTTAGTTGTATGGTAGCAATCCATTTGTATAGTCTCTACTTTGTTTTAGTGAAATACACTACCATTCTCACCTTTTGTGTGAACGTAATCTATCACATCAATAGTAAAACCACACAAATCCTTTGTGCTTGATTTACTTGTTCAAAATTGTATAACTCGTCTCGACCTATTTGTTACGCATTACTACTCACCACACccataaaaacatatatttacgAACTACAAATGTAAAAGAAGCTTGTTACCTGTTTGTCTTCCATCGATATGCATTCaactttaatttttgattttgtaATATAGATTAACAAATTAAAGAAGCAAAATGATATGGAATAAACAAATAGAAATACGAATAAAAGTACTGCGAATTGTGAATATTATTCTTTCAAAAAGACACATTATCGCTTATATGTAAACAAACAACAGTTAACCAATAtgactaatatttttttttttccaaaagaaaAGAAGATTATGTTCAAGACCACATAAAGGCTTGTGTCTATTGTCTAACACGTCATATTCTTTTATCAACATTTCTACTAGATACTTTTAAGGACCACATAGCCAAGTACAAAAAAGTAAACACATAAAGTAAAAGTATATTAGAGTTTACTTTACACGATGAATCTTTATTTTCTTagtacaaaccctaattcttattaAACAAACTATAtgatttatgtttaaaaaaaaatctcaCATACTTTATAGAGGTATACAATATGAAAACAACTATACGCCATAGCGTGCATGTAAAGAAATTGTGCCTAAATATCGTAACACACAAACTAAATGaagatatatagatatagtttCAAGATTTTTTCATTAACTTTTTGTAGTAGTCACTAAGCTATTAACCCATAATTTTATGGCTTCCTTTAAATGGGTCTTATTGTTGTTGATAATGGATTATGTTGAAATTACGTTGTTCTTTCGAAGTTGCCACCAATTTGCATGTGTAACCATTCCGGTGATGATCCCCTACTAAACTCTCTTGTTGGTTGGGAAACAAACGGCATGCTTACCATGTCATACGTTTGGCAACCATACTGAAAACACCAACCATCGACTCATAAGTCAAAATATACAGATACAGATACATGTCCAGGTCTAGGAGGTGGCCCTTAGACTCATTTTATCTTTTGTTTGTGAGAAAGGCATATCATCATCGAAAATAGTTGTAGAAAGTTAGTCTAGTCCAGTCCTGTCTAGTTTGATGTATGTAACAGTATTCCTAAAAGTGGGACTCACGTCTTTTGAAGGAAATTGTTCGGAGTTGGGGTGTGATCTTGAAGTGACAGCTTCAAGCTTCATCGAtaagaactatgaaaagcgaAAACATGTTAATAATCGTATAATTCAACATTTTCACTGTTGGAAAATTAAGTTATGATGCAATAACACCTCAACTTGTCGTTGTAATGCTTGAATGTAATTGATTATTTCATCTAGGACCATTGCTTTCCCAATAACCTAACATCATATAATTTATTCTTAAGTTTTAGGAATATTTTTATCTTTTGGAATAAGAAAAATGATAAATCATACCTTATTACACCCAGGAACTAGATCTTGAAGAATTTTCATCCTCTCGCTTATCTTTTCTCTTCTAGCCTGTGTCCATCAATATATATAGATCAAAAGATCAACAAAAACTTTATGTAGAAAACCTTTTGGATTTTTTACTTAAAAGTAATTATTACATCATTCGAATGAAGTTTTATataaaaaacgaaattttaatGAAAAAGTTAGAAGCAAATTTACTCTTTCTGCTAGACTGTGGCTATCAGTGGCTTGACCTCTTCGAGCTCTCACATGGATGTAATCTTGTTTAGGTGGCTCAGATGGTTTCATGTTGTTCTCTGTTTGTTTTCCAGAACTTCTATCGGCTTTGACATTAGCTTCGAATATTTCATATTCAGTCCCCATTGATTTCAGGCGTTTACCTTCACAATCACTCTATTAAAAATTAAGAACATGAACCTAGTTCAGATTACCGATTACAATCAGAATACTAGCATTGATCAAATCCGCAATTGAAGAAAGAAACCAAATTCAAGTAATTGACGAAATAAGAAAAAATTATGAGTTCCTGTTGAAATTTTTGTGATTTTGTAATGAGATTGGGAGATAACGAGTGCAATTGCAGCTACACAAATTCAAAATCATTAACGGTTGATCATCTATTCATCGACAACCGATATCTATTATCGTTTCTCAAATATGATCAAAACGATAATTAAAAGGTTTGAGTAAATTGATTACCTTGCAATTGCCATTGTTATTGCTAgggctattgattgaaactcgtTTAGACGAATCATCTTCTTCACGTCGCTTCTTACTGTGAAAATTACTCCCTCTCTGGTCCAAATCCATCGGATCATCAACAGAAACATGACCTCCAGTCTTCATAAACGCATCAACACTACTACCGCTATTATTATCATCGTCGCTGTTCCCAATCAAATGTCCCAAACCAAATGACGCCACATTACCGACGCCACCACCGAAATTGACATGGTACGGCAGGATCTCCGTCATACTACAAAACGACGACGCGGCGTTACTTGATCGGAAATCACCTCCGTTCATCATCACCGGCGGATCCATCTCACAAACATAACAAAATCAGTGAATTTCAAACTGCAACAACTATACGAATGAAGAATCTCAATCCTCCAACCTCTTCAACCAAATTCATGTGAATTAATAGTGTCCCATTGTCAGAGAATGATACCGTCAACTAAAAGTCTCGAAACATGATTTTATAAGTCGATAACTCTATCTCCGGGGACCATGGAGAGTACTTTAATGGAGGAATAcggatagagatagagatagagatagagaatCTGTATGTATAgatagagagaaagtgagaggGAAACAGAGTGATAAAGCTCTGTGTGTGTGTAATCTCCTTCGACAATGGAGGGTGGTGGTTTGGTGCGTAATGCGCCCCCACCATTATATTATTCGGTGCATGTTAGTGAAGGATACATTGGGATTTGAATGAAGTGACTTTTGAGTGAGGTATTCTTGGAGTGTCCAGCGTTTCTTTGTCGAGGGTCTTTCTATACCTTTTCAGCAACTCAAATTATAAAATTCATAACAATACATGCATTTCACTGTTTTCCCTAACTTTAGGCATCCTATATTTCTCTAAGTTTAGAAAACATAAGATACCACTAATAGACATAATATAAGGGCAAATTTATAAATTTAGACACAAAAAACGAAATTTCCACTTATAGGCATGCATTCCGCGGAGGACCCTCCGCGGAATTATGAAACCTCCGCGAAGAGGGGGTAAATTCGTAATTTCAATCTtgtttttttgacaaaaaaaaatctcCTCTTTTGGTCCCCACTTGTCCCCTTTCGTCTTCGTCACTCTGTATCGGGTCGCAGAGGGTTTGATTAAAGACTTCAAATCCGACGACGACTTCAACTCCGGAGAAGACTTCAACTCCGGCGGCGACGACTTCAAATTCCGGCGAAATCGAGTCGTAGAGCTCCTTCCGTCACCGATGGAGCCCGAATTCCCCGATGTTATGGCAGATGGCTACGGTTCCCGGGTATTTCTCACATTCTCATTATACTAATGTCGAATATGATTCAAATTAGAGGaaaacccattttattaacaGATTTCAGATTTTTAGGTTTAAAAATTAATAGTTTCGTTTTTTTGAGATGATCCATTCCGCGTAGGCGGACGTCACTCCGCAGAGCT
This window encodes:
- the LOC111921101 gene encoding transcription factor BHLH094; this encodes MDPPVMMNGGDFRSSNAASSFCSMTEILPYHVNFGGGVGNVASFGLGHLIGNSDDDNNSGSSVDAFMKTGGHVSVDDPMDLDQRGSNFHSKKRREEDDSSKRVSINSPSNNNGNCKSDCEGKRLKSMGTEYEIFEANVKADRSSGKQTENNMKPSEPPKQDYIHVRARRGQATDSHSLAERARREKISERMKILQDLVPGCNKVIGKAMVLDEIINYIQALQRQVEFLSMKLEAVTSRSHPNSEQFPSKDYGCQTYDMVSMPFVSQPTREFSRGSSPEWLHMQIGGNFERTT